From a region of the Zingiber officinale cultivar Zhangliang chromosome 4B, Zo_v1.1, whole genome shotgun sequence genome:
- the LOC121978560 gene encoding uncharacterized protein LOC121978560, which produces MVQLIFLIQCPCPVAQLSSFSGSPQLKLSRLQRYTVSYKSGVLLSLEQAAYDNHTENPEAFMKFLEEAEKPLYKGCKRYTKLSALVKLYNTKARHGMSDALFSDLLADFGGMLPDNHNLPSSIYEAKKTLSCLALSHEKIHACSNDCILYRKQYKDCVSCPKCGLSRWKLTKKNVEKVFLPKWFDTTRVVGQLRHPVDSPSWKLVDHMWPDFGSEARNIRLALAADGINPHSNLSSRYSCWPIMLATYNLPPDMCMKRKFIMLTMLISGPKQAGNDIDVYLEVLVDDLQLLWEGVDGVYDAYRREVFTLKAVLLWTINDFPAYGNLSGCTTHSYYACPICGEDTYAKHLQNGKKMSFAGHRRFLPRFHPYQRQIKEFNGMEELGEAGRPLSGIKLFDKLSDITCEFGKKTSVKGKIRKKAKENIVEDIEEEKYVGVTNFSKCWKKKSIFFNLPYWKYLHVRHCLDVTHIEKNVFESLINTLMNIKGKPKDNVAARLDMVQMGIRPQLAPKIGEKRTYLPLAACSFTKNERLQVCRSLMDIKVPEGFSSNMKNLVCMDEMKLSSLKSHDFYYLNAVTCIST; this is translated from the exons GCAGCGTATGATAACCATACAGAAAATCCAGAAGCATTTATGAAGTTTTTGGAGGAAGCAGAGAAGCCACTGTATAAGGGATGCAAACGTTACACAAAGTTGAGTGCACTTGTAAAACTATACAATACCAAAGCAAGGCATGGGAtgagtgatgctctattttcagATCTACTAGCAGATTTTGGGGGCATGCTGCCAGATAACCACAATCTGCCATCGTCAATTTATGAAGCAAAGAAGACGTTGAGTTGTTTGGCTTTGAGTCATGAAAAGATTCATGCTTGTTCCAATGATTGCATCCTTTATAGGAAACAATATAAAGACTGCGTAAGCTGCCCGAAATGTGGCTTATCAAGATGGAAGCTAACCAAGAAAAATGTTGAGAAGGTGTTCCTGCCAAAGTGGTTTG ATACTACAAGAGTTGTTGGTCAGTTACGTCATCCAGTTGATTCACCGTCATGGAAATTGGTGGATCATATGTGGCCCGACTTTGGAAGTGAGGCAAGAAATATTCGCCTGGCACTTGCAGCCGATGGAATTAATCCTCACAGCAATCTTAGTAGTCGTTACAGCTGCTGGCCAATCATGCTGGCCACATATAATTTGCCTCCAGACATGTGCATGAAAAGGAAATTCATCATGCTAACGATGCTCATTTCAGGGCCGAAACAGGCTGGAAACGATATCGACGTCTACCTTGAGGTTCTGGTTGATGATTTGCAGCTGTTGtgggaaggagttgatggagtTTATGATGCTTATCGAAGGGAGGTTTTCACTCTTAAAGCAGTTCTTTTATGGACCATCAACGACTTTCCTGCATATGGTAACCTTAGTGGATGTACTACACATAGTTATTACGCATGCCCAATATGTGGTGAGGATACTTATGCAAAGCACTTACAAAATGGGAAGAAAATGTCATTTGCTGGGCATAGACGATTCCTACCACGATTTCATCCATATCAGAGGCAAATAAAGGAGTTTAATGGCATGGAGGAACTTGGTGAAGCAGGTAGGCCATTATCTGGAATTAAGTTATTTGACAAGCTTTCAGACATAACATGTGAGTTTGGAAAGAAAACAAGTGTGAaggggaaaataaggaaaaaagcaAAGGAGAATATTGTGGAAGACATTGAAGAAGAAAAGTATGTTGGAGTTACAAATTTCAGTAaatgttggaagaagaagtcaatTTTTTTCAATCTTCCATACTGGAAATACCTACATGTTAGGCATTGTCTCGATGTTACGCACATTGAGAAAAATGTTTTCGAGTCTCTGATTAATACTTTGATGAACATCAAGGGAAAGCCCAAGGACAATGTGGCAGCTAGGTTAGACATGGTTCAGATGGGAATTAGGCCTCAATTGGCTCCTAAAATTGGTGAGAAAAGAACATATCTACCTCTTGCAGCATGCTCATTCACAAAAAATGAGAGATTACAAGTATGTAGGTCATTAATGGATATAAAAGTTCCGGAAGGTTTCTCATCAAACATGAAGAATCTTGTCTGCATGGATGAGATGAAGCTGAGTAGCTTGAAATCACATGATTTTTATTACTTGAATGCAGTTACTTGTATAAGTACTTGA